The following DNA comes from Mucilaginibacter jinjuensis.
AATAACACTTAAATACCCACTGGTTAACAGGCTTTTGGCAAGATTATATCGGCCATAAATATTAGCGATAACAGACAGTATTTCGAGTACTAACACCAGTGCAATAAAATAGAGGATCAATTTTTCGCGCAATTCTTTTTTCCTGCCTGCTATTAATACAAACAGGGCAAATAGCGCACCGATTATCGCCAGGGCAAGCATACCCCATCTTTCGGTGCGGGTTGCCTGTAAAATGATATTATCGCCGCAGCTTAGTATAAAAAATGCCAGGAAGGTAAGCCAAACCACCATCCAAAACCTCAATATAAAGCGGTTGAAAATGAAGGTGAGGCATACGGATGATATAAGCCAGAACAAGCAATTAAAGGCAAACGGAGGGCTTGGGAAAATAAACTGACCAAGATTAAGCACAATAACAACAGCTGATAAAAACGGGTAATGCAGCACCAACTCACCTGCGAGCGATTTATTTTCACTGTCCTCGTGATTAATAATCTGCTTTAGCGACCGCAGAAAGAATGTAGAAATGGCGATGCAAATAAAGATCAGGAAAATACGGGCTGCGTTATCTTCGGCATAGAACAGTAAAATGAGATTGGTTTTAATTACCGAGAAGTGAATGATTTGATCGAACGGGCGGGTGTATCCCACATCGGCACCTAAATCTGGAAACTCACGCTCAAATGTTTTTGAGGCGAGGGTTTTTTGGTAATCCTCAATTTCTGCCAGGTTATTGTTAAGCCGGTTGGATACCAGGTTAAGCTTTTCCTGTAGCTTGTGTACGTTATTGGTAGCGTATTTTAAAACAGTATCAGTAGGGGCAATATCCTTAACCACCAACCTGAGTTTATGCAGATAATTGCCTATTTGTACAGAATCCTGCGGGAAATGGTATACGGCTGGGTCGGCCTGTATAGAGTCTGTTTTAAGCCTGAAATTGATCAGGTTTCTTTCGTATGCATCTATTTCCTTTTTACGGGCATCAACCTGGCTTAGTAGTTCTGTTAATATTTTTGATGAAGTTGTAAGGTTACGATAGGTTTGTGCAGTACCCTTGTGGGTAAAAATGCCATCGCCAACAAAATCGGCCACTGATTTAATATGTTCGAGTTCCTGGTCAATGGCTGCCGAATCAATACCGGTTTTAATGAAAATTTTCACCTTTTGAGTGAGCTTTTTCATGTCCTCCATCAACTGCTGCTGCTTTATTTCTTCCTTTTCGCGCCGGTAATCGGCCATGCTTTTTTTGGCTTCCTCCTCCTGGATTTTGTTGATCCGCGAAACATAATCATTCGGCACAGAATCGGTAGGCTGTAAAGCGTTTTTTTGCTGTGCAGCGGCAGTGAACCCTACAAATGTGATAAGTAGAGCAATCAGATACTTTGTGAAACTTACAGAAACCAACTTCATATCTTTTTTATGACGTAAACAGCTGGCTGGGGACGCGCCGGCTCTATATAATCGGGTTACGATAGTAAAATAGAAAAAAATATTGAAATGTGGTTTTTTGAAAGAATTGGAATTATGAAGTTTTGGTTTCTGCAATAGGCAAAAATCCTTTTTCGCCTAAAACTTTTATAATGCCTCTTAATAAATAATTGTTATCAAATCTTATCACATATTTTCTTGCATTTTCAGCACCAGCAGGTATCAGCATCTTCTTGTCAATTAATTTTTTAATCTGACGAGAGATTTCGGATTGTGATTTATCCGGAAAAATGTGTTTTATATCCGACGCTTGTATAATTTGTTCTGTAATCGCAACTTTTAATATTTTGCCCTCAATTTCAGTAATGATTCTTCGTTCAGCAGAAAAATCAATCATTGGAAAAAGAATCTCTTGTTTTAAATAATTATAATCTAATAATTTATCAATCTTTTCGATCTCAATTTTTAAACCATTTAAAACATATTCACACCACTGAAGTATGCCAGCTTCTTCGTTAGTATCAGCAGCGCTTAAATGTTCATAATACTCTTCTCTATCACTGCAAAATATAGCAGTAGGATTTAAAATTCTATTTCCAATATTAACGTTGAAGCCAAGTTTTACTAACATCGCATAAGTGAATAATCTCACAGTTCTGCCATTTCCATTTCCAAAAGGGTGTATCCATACAAATCTATGATGAGCTATTGCTACTTTTAGAAGATCATATTTAGGGCTTTGATCTGTATTGATAAAATTTATTAATTCATTCATGTAATTTTCAACAAGCATCCATGAAGGTGGTTTGTGGGTAGATTTGGTAATGCTTAAATCGTGCTTTCGATAATCTCCCGGAGTTTTGTCTCCTTCTCCATTTGGTGGTGGGGTTAAATCTTCTACAATAAGTTTATGAACTTCGCTAATAAAGGCTCTATTAATCGAATTGTCTTTTATGTTCTCATCAATAAATATCATTGCTTTTTCGATATTCTGAATTTCCCTTATTTGCTCAGATACATCATTGTTCCCTTCTATCTTAATTTCAATGTATTCAGCAATTGTTGTATTATTTCCTTCAATTCTGGCAGATCCTATGCTTTCTAAAAGATGAAAGATGTGTTTTAGTTGAAAGAAGATTTGGGGATGAGTTGTGCCGCTCAATCTGCGTTCTCTTAATTTCTCTAAATCAATTACGAGGTCAGTAACAGGGGAATCAAACGTTGGCTTTATTATATTTAGATCTGAATGGCGAAAAGTTGATGTCATTATTTTCTGTTTTAATAAAATTATTTCAACTTGTTAAAATTAACAATTCATAATTTTTTTTATAATTACTTGTTTATTAGGT
Coding sequences within:
- a CDS encoding mechanosensitive ion channel domain-containing protein; translation: MKLVSVSFTKYLIALLITFVGFTAAAQQKNALQPTDSVPNDYVSRINKIQEEEAKKSMADYRREKEEIKQQQLMEDMKKLTQKVKIFIKTGIDSAAIDQELEHIKSVADFVGDGIFTHKGTAQTYRNLTTSSKILTELLSQVDARKKEIDAYERNLINFRLKTDSIQADPAVYHFPQDSVQIGNYLHKLRLVVKDIAPTDTVLKYATNNVHKLQEKLNLVSNRLNNNLAEIEDYQKTLASKTFEREFPDLGADVGYTRPFDQIIHFSVIKTNLILLFYAEDNAARIFLIFICIAISTFFLRSLKQIINHEDSENKSLAGELVLHYPFLSAVVIVLNLGQFIFPSPPFAFNCLFWLISSVCLTFIFNRFILRFWMVVWLTFLAFFILSCGDNIILQATRTERWGMLALAIIGALFALFVLIAGRKKELREKLILYFIALVLVLEILSVIANIYGRYNLAKSLLTSGYLSVIIGILFLWTIRLINEGLYIASTIYTQQDRKLFYINFNRVGERVPALFYAALILGWFILFGRNFYVFKFISDPLKQLFFDERTVGSYTFTINNLLVFFVILSVSILASRIVSYFVSEQNTGLVTGDGQRKAGVGSWLLLIRVFIISTGLFLALAAAGFPIERITLIIGALGVGVGFGLQTLVNNLVSGLIIAFEKPVNVGDIVEIAGQGGTIKSIGFRSSIISKWDGPDVVIPNGDLLNAHLVNWTLAGSKRQMDIVIGVAYGTDLQKPQQILYDLMDAHERIHHHPKPVVLFLNFNSSSIDLKAIFWVRDYKEGSTVKSELIKAIDVAFKQNDIAIPFPQQDVYIHPVDNNEPDDEAKPKTNKTK
- a CDS encoding Fic family protein → MTSTFRHSDLNIIKPTFDSPVTDLVIDLEKLRERRLSGTTHPQIFFQLKHIFHLLESIGSARIEGNNTTIAEYIEIKIEGNNDVSEQIREIQNIEKAMIFIDENIKDNSINRAFISEVHKLIVEDLTPPPNGEGDKTPGDYRKHDLSITKSTHKPPSWMLVENYMNELINFINTDQSPKYDLLKVAIAHHRFVWIHPFGNGNGRTVRLFTYAMLVKLGFNVNIGNRILNPTAIFCSDREEYYEHLSAADTNEEAGILQWCEYVLNGLKIEIEKIDKLLDYNYLKQEILFPMIDFSAERRIITEIEGKILKVAITEQIIQASDIKHIFPDKSQSEISRQIKKLIDKKMLIPAGAENARKYVIRFDNNYLLRGIIKVLGEKGFLPIAETKTS